In a single window of the Necator americanus strain Aroian chromosome X, whole genome shotgun sequence genome:
- a CDS encoding hypothetical protein (NECATOR_CHRX.G21257.T4), translating into MQVCAVEEKDFCAVQVVKALNEAKRIVFEIRDGKTAGYLFYTTQTRIDGSEVDVFLEYHPYLFVQLERCRHRLFGTFSEAVDEYYAVIDAQRHQQAVVKVEKEAMKRLDNVRKDQHRRILELEYSREEKMLMADLIIHNQTLVDSAIQVICSALALKTSWENVEKMHMDAVSKGDSVARAIVKLDLKNNMIIMRLSEELEGIPSKDVPISIDTTAYGNACKLYHGMKAAAEKALRTEAAAQKAIKNAEDKANATIKKVNVDVNSIKTRKQMWFEKFIWFVSSEKYMIIAGRDAAQNELLVKRYLRTQDIYVHADAYGAASVIIRNKEGGGEIPPKTLTEAAQMATCCTKAWGSHISSSAWWVYAWQVSKIAKSGEYLTKGSFVIRGMKNFMPICPLVLGFGILFRVDEISAQKHQEKMQKQFSNACPSEIVEEGEECNRGSDENALPVANHVAKTNELLEEYEYPDIKLEVATVRLQNEDDSLDDYSVINFTPKGRTKRQNVPTTELETKQYLEKKVEEERKAAILKKGGKREKHKMEKIRRKYRDQDEEEREMRMNLLGSRGKQKSAEENPFTSAKHTTGATKLKERTQENKQNDEKLEMRVEKETPLVENRALGEQGNRKKPVEEESALEKDDIPKDVLSFAVELDKAELNRPLEESTVKKDSDAEPSNMIGLQGNIQEELISVGTSTDGCKSDVEANLDTTVYKEPFEDKETSPSGRVLDVVQNVNEDYEEEFKESTGDEGTETLITQLISNPDSDDIIIYAVPMVGPYQVFQNFKYKVKLTPGSTKKGKAGKTAIDLFLRMKNTEVREREFIRAIASDDKTWANIPTGCRVSAPHLHAKK; encoded by the exons ATGCAG GTCTGTGCAGTAGAGGAGAAGGATTTTTGTGCAGTGCAGGTTGTAAAGGCACTAAATGAAGCGAAGAGGATTGTTTTCGAAATCCGCGATGGTAAAACAGCAGGATACTTGTTTTATACGACGCAAACTCGCATCGATGGTTCTGAAGTCGATGTTTTTCTC GAATACCATCCTTATCTTTTCGTTCAACTTGAACGTTGTCGCCATCGTTTATTTGGAACATTTTCTGAAGCAGTTGATGAATACTATGCAGTTATTGATGCGCAGAGACAT CAGCAGGCTGTCGtcaaagttgaaaaagaagcaatGAAAAGACTTGATAACGTGAGGAAGGACCAACATCGTCGTATTTTGGAGCTGGAATACAGTCGCGAGGAGAAGATGCTGATGGCCGACCTTATCATTCACAATcag ACACTTGTGGATAGCGCTATTCAAGTGATATGCAGTGCTCTGGCACTTAAAACCAGCTGGGAAAACGTGGAAAAAATGCATATGGACGCTGTTAGCAAGGGAGATTCAGTTGCAAG AGCGATTGTGAAGCTGGATTTGAAGAACAATATGATTATAATGCGATTAAGTGAAGAGCTAGAAGGTATCCCATC AAAAGATGTCCCTATAAGCATTGATACAACTGCTTATGGCAACGCTTGTAAATTATATCATGGTATGAAGGCTGCAGCAGAAAAA GCTTTGCGGACAGAAGCTGCTGCACAGAAAGCGATCAAAAATGCTGAAGACAAGGCGAATGCGACCATCAAAAAA GTTAATGTTGATGTCAATTCGATCAAAACTCGAAAACAAATGTGGTTTGAGAAGTTTATTTGGTTTGTATCATCGGAAAAATACATGATAATAGCTGGACGCGATGCTGCACAAAACGAACTCCTAGTTAAGAG GTATCTTCGCACCCAAGACATCTACGTACATGCCGACGCTTACGGCGCTGCATCCGTCATAATTCG TAACAAAGAAGGAGGAGGTGAAATTCCACCAAAAACGTTAACAGAAGCAGCTCAAATGGCAACTTGCTGTACCAAAGCTTGGGGGTCGCACATATCATCATCTGCTTGGTGGGTGTACGCGTGGCAA GTCTCAAAGATTGCCAAATCTGGGGAGTACTTAACAAAAGGTAGCTTTGTTATAAGAGGGATGAAGAATTTCATGCCGATATGTCCTCTAGTCCTTGGTTTCGGCATTTTGTTTCGCGTTGATGAAATCAGTGCTCAGAAACACCAGGAGAAAATGCAG AAACAGTTTTCCAATGCTTGCCCCTCGGAAATCGTTGAAGAAGGTGAAGAATGCAATCGCGGTTCTGATGAGAATGCCTTACCAGTTGCAAATCATGTCGCAAAAACCAACGAACTTTTGGAAGAATATGAATATCCTGACATTAAG CTTGAAGTTGCTACTGTTCGTCTACAAAACGAAGACGATAGCCTCGATGACTATTCTGTGATTAATTTCACTCCCAAAGGTCGAACAAAGAGACAAAACGTCCCCACTACGGAGCTCGAAACTAAGcaatatttggaaaagaagGTTGAAGAGGAGcgcaag GCTGCGATTTTAAAGAAAGGTGGGAAACGAGAGAAACATAAGATGGAGAAAATTCGTAGGAAATATCGCGACCAAGACGAAGAAGAACGAGAGATGCGAATGAATTTATTGGGATCTCGAG GTAAACAAAAAAGCgcagaagaaaatccatttaCTAGTGCCAAGCACACTACTGGAGCAACAAAGCTCAAGGAACGCACtcaggaaaacaaacaaaatgacGAAAAACTGGAAATGCGAGTGGAGAAGGAAACTCCACTTGTAGAAAATCGTGCACTTGGAGAACAGGGAAACAGGAAAAAACCTGTGGAGGAAGAAAGTGCACTTGAAAAGGATGACATACCCAAAGATGTCTTATCATTTGCTGTAGAACTGGACAAGGCAGAACTAAACCGACCATTAGAGGAATCAACAGTCAAGAAAGATAGCGATGCTGAACCTAGCAATATGATTGGTCTTCAAGGAAACATTCAAGAAGAACTCATTAGTGTTGGTACATCGACTGATGGATGTAAGAGCGATGTAGAAGCAAATTTGGATACAACTGTTTATAag GAACCATTTGAAGACAAGGAAACGTCCCCTTCCGGTCGTGTGTTAGACGTAGTGCAGAATGTAAACGaagattatgaggaggagtTTAAGGAGTCCACGGGAGATGAAGGAACTGAAA CTCTCATAACTCAACTAATCTCGAATCCGGACTCTGATGATATCATCATTTATGCTGTACCAATGGTCGGCCCCTATCAG gtttttcaaaatttcaagtaCAAGGTGAAGCTAACGCCCGGTTCCACCAAAAAAGGCAAAGCTGGTAAAACGGCCATCGATCTGTTTctg CGGATGAAGAACACCGAGGTGCGCGAACGTGAGTTCATCCGTGCCATCGCTTCTGATGACAAAACCTGGGCAAACATTCCTACCGGTTGTCGTGTTTCTGCTCCACATTTGCACGCAAAAAAATAG
- a CDS encoding hypothetical protein (NECATOR_CHRX.G21257.T1) codes for MPLKKALSVPGLLSGALIEHSLLVNSISPNMQVCAVEEKDFCAVQVVKALNEAKRIVFEIRDGKTAGYLFYTTQTRIDGSEVDVFLEYHPYLFVQLERCRHRLFGTFSEAVDEYYAVIDAQRHQQAVVKVEKEAMKRLDNVRKDQHRRILELEYSREEKMLMADLIIHNQTLVDSAIQVICSALALKTSWENVEKMHMDAVSKGDSVARAIVKLDLKNNMIIMRLSEELEGIPSKDVPISIDTTAYGNACKLYHGMKAAAEKALRTEAAAQKAIKNAEDKANATIKKVNVDVNSIKTRKQMWFEKFIWFVSSEKYMIIAGRDAAQNELLVKRYLRTQDIYVHADAYGAASVIIRNKEGGGEIPPKTLTEAAQMATCCTKAWGSHISSSAWWVYAWQVSKIAKSGEYLTKGSFVIRGMKNFMPICPLVLGFGILFRVDEISAQKHQEKMQKQFSNACPSEIVEEGEECNRGSDENALPVANHVAKTNELLEEYEYPDIKLEVATVRLQNEDDSLDDYSVINFTPKGRTKRQNVPTTELETKQYLEKKVEEERKAAILKKGGKREKHKMEKIRRKYRDQDEEEREMRMNLLGSRGKQKSAEENPFTSAKHTTGATKLKERTQENKQNDEKLEMRVEKETPLVENRALGEQGNRKKPVEEESALEKDDIPKDVLSFAVELDKAELNRPLEESTVKKDSDAEPSNMIGLQGNIQEELISVGTSTDGCKSDVEANLDTTVYKEPFEDKETSPSGRVLDVVQNVNEDYEEEFKESTGDEGTETLITQLISNPDSDDIIIYAVPMVGPYQVFQNFKYKVKLTPGSTKKGKAGKTAIDLFLRMKNTEVREREFIRAIASDDKTWANIPTGCRVSAPHLHAKK; via the exons ATGCCATTGAAGAAAGCCTTATCTGTTCCTGGGCTTCTCAGCGGAGCACTGATTGAGCACTCATTGCTTGTGAACTCCATTTCTCCGAATATGCAG GTCTGTGCAGTAGAGGAGAAGGATTTTTGTGCAGTGCAGGTTGTAAAGGCACTAAATGAAGCGAAGAGGATTGTTTTCGAAATCCGCGATGGTAAAACAGCAGGATACTTGTTTTATACGACGCAAACTCGCATCGATGGTTCTGAAGTCGATGTTTTTCTC GAATACCATCCTTATCTTTTCGTTCAACTTGAACGTTGTCGCCATCGTTTATTTGGAACATTTTCTGAAGCAGTTGATGAATACTATGCAGTTATTGATGCGCAGAGACAT CAGCAGGCTGTCGtcaaagttgaaaaagaagcaatGAAAAGACTTGATAACGTGAGGAAGGACCAACATCGTCGTATTTTGGAGCTGGAATACAGTCGCGAGGAGAAGATGCTGATGGCCGACCTTATCATTCACAATcag ACACTTGTGGATAGCGCTATTCAAGTGATATGCAGTGCTCTGGCACTTAAAACCAGCTGGGAAAACGTGGAAAAAATGCATATGGACGCTGTTAGCAAGGGAGATTCAGTTGCAAG AGCGATTGTGAAGCTGGATTTGAAGAACAATATGATTATAATGCGATTAAGTGAAGAGCTAGAAGGTATCCCATC AAAAGATGTCCCTATAAGCATTGATACAACTGCTTATGGCAACGCTTGTAAATTATATCATGGTATGAAGGCTGCAGCAGAAAAA GCTTTGCGGACAGAAGCTGCTGCACAGAAAGCGATCAAAAATGCTGAAGACAAGGCGAATGCGACCATCAAAAAA GTTAATGTTGATGTCAATTCGATCAAAACTCGAAAACAAATGTGGTTTGAGAAGTTTATTTGGTTTGTATCATCGGAAAAATACATGATAATAGCTGGACGCGATGCTGCACAAAACGAACTCCTAGTTAAGAG GTATCTTCGCACCCAAGACATCTACGTACATGCCGACGCTTACGGCGCTGCATCCGTCATAATTCG TAACAAAGAAGGAGGAGGTGAAATTCCACCAAAAACGTTAACAGAAGCAGCTCAAATGGCAACTTGCTGTACCAAAGCTTGGGGGTCGCACATATCATCATCTGCTTGGTGGGTGTACGCGTGGCAA GTCTCAAAGATTGCCAAATCTGGGGAGTACTTAACAAAAGGTAGCTTTGTTATAAGAGGGATGAAGAATTTCATGCCGATATGTCCTCTAGTCCTTGGTTTCGGCATTTTGTTTCGCGTTGATGAAATCAGTGCTCAGAAACACCAGGAGAAAATGCAG AAACAGTTTTCCAATGCTTGCCCCTCGGAAATCGTTGAAGAAGGTGAAGAATGCAATCGCGGTTCTGATGAGAATGCCTTACCAGTTGCAAATCATGTCGCAAAAACCAACGAACTTTTGGAAGAATATGAATATCCTGACATTAAG CTTGAAGTTGCTACTGTTCGTCTACAAAACGAAGACGATAGCCTCGATGACTATTCTGTGATTAATTTCACTCCCAAAGGTCGAACAAAGAGACAAAACGTCCCCACTACGGAGCTCGAAACTAAGcaatatttggaaaagaagGTTGAAGAGGAGcgcaag GCTGCGATTTTAAAGAAAGGTGGGAAACGAGAGAAACATAAGATGGAGAAAATTCGTAGGAAATATCGCGACCAAGACGAAGAAGAACGAGAGATGCGAATGAATTTATTGGGATCTCGAG GTAAACAAAAAAGCgcagaagaaaatccatttaCTAGTGCCAAGCACACTACTGGAGCAACAAAGCTCAAGGAACGCACtcaggaaaacaaacaaaatgacGAAAAACTGGAAATGCGAGTGGAGAAGGAAACTCCACTTGTAGAAAATCGTGCACTTGGAGAACAGGGAAACAGGAAAAAACCTGTGGAGGAAGAAAGTGCACTTGAAAAGGATGACATACCCAAAGATGTCTTATCATTTGCTGTAGAACTGGACAAGGCAGAACTAAACCGACCATTAGAGGAATCAACAGTCAAGAAAGATAGCGATGCTGAACCTAGCAATATGATTGGTCTTCAAGGAAACATTCAAGAAGAACTCATTAGTGTTGGTACATCGACTGATGGATGTAAGAGCGATGTAGAAGCAAATTTGGATACAACTGTTTATAag GAACCATTTGAAGACAAGGAAACGTCCCCTTCCGGTCGTGTGTTAGACGTAGTGCAGAATGTAAACGaagattatgaggaggagtTTAAGGAGTCCACGGGAGATGAAGGAACTGAAA CTCTCATAACTCAACTAATCTCGAATCCGGACTCTGATGATATCATCATTTATGCTGTACCAATGGTCGGCCCCTATCAG gtttttcaaaatttcaagtaCAAGGTGAAGCTAACGCCCGGTTCCACCAAAAAAGGCAAAGCTGGTAAAACGGCCATCGATCTGTTTctg CGGATGAAGAACACCGAGGTGCGCGAACGTGAGTTCATCCGTGCCATCGCTTCTGATGACAAAACCTGGGCAAACATTCCTACCGGTTGTCGTGTTTCTGCTCCACATTTGCACGCAAAAAAATAG
- a CDS encoding hypothetical protein (NECATOR_CHRX.G21257.T3), whose amino-acid sequence MQVCAVEEKDFCAVQVVKALNEAKRIVFEIRDGKTAGYLFYTTQTRIDGSEVDVFLEYHPYLFVQLERCRHRLFGTFSEAVDEYYAVIDAQRHQQAVVKVEKEAMKRLDNVRKDQHRRILELEYSREEKMLMADLIIHNQTLVDSAIQVICSALALKTSWENVEKMHMDAVSKGDSVARAIVKLDLKNNMIIMRLSEELEGIPSKDVPISIDTTAYGNACKLYHGMKAAAEKALRTEAAAQKAIKNAEDKANATIKKVNVDVNSIKTRKQMWFEKFIWFVSSEKYMIIAGRDAAQNELLVKRYLRTQDIYVHADAYGAASVIIRNKEGGGEIPPKTLTEAAQMATCCTKAWGSHISSSAWWVYAWQVSKIAKSGEYLTKGSFVIRGMKNFMPICPLVLGFGILFRVDEISAQKHQEKMQKQFSNACPSEIVEEGEECNRGSDENALPVANHVAKTNELLEEYEYPDIKLEVATVRLQNEDDSLDDYSVINFTPKGRTKRQNVPTTELETKQYLEKKVEEERKLQAAILKKGGKREKHKMEKIRRKYRDQDEEEREMRMNLLGSRGKQKSAEENPFTSAKHTTGATKLKERTQENKQNDEKLEMRVEKETPLVENRALGEQGNRKKPVEEESALEKDDIPKDVLSFAVELDKAELNRPLEESTVKKDSDAEPSNMIGLQGNIQEELISVGTSTDGCKSDVEANLDTTVYKEPFEDKETSPSGRVLDVVQNVNEDYEEEFKESTGDEGTETLITQLISNPDSDDIIIYAVPMVGPYQVFQNFKYKVKLTPGSTKKGKAGKTAIDLFLRMKNTEVREREFIRAIASDDKTWANIPTGCRVSAPHLHAKK is encoded by the exons ATGCAG GTCTGTGCAGTAGAGGAGAAGGATTTTTGTGCAGTGCAGGTTGTAAAGGCACTAAATGAAGCGAAGAGGATTGTTTTCGAAATCCGCGATGGTAAAACAGCAGGATACTTGTTTTATACGACGCAAACTCGCATCGATGGTTCTGAAGTCGATGTTTTTCTC GAATACCATCCTTATCTTTTCGTTCAACTTGAACGTTGTCGCCATCGTTTATTTGGAACATTTTCTGAAGCAGTTGATGAATACTATGCAGTTATTGATGCGCAGAGACAT CAGCAGGCTGTCGtcaaagttgaaaaagaagcaatGAAAAGACTTGATAACGTGAGGAAGGACCAACATCGTCGTATTTTGGAGCTGGAATACAGTCGCGAGGAGAAGATGCTGATGGCCGACCTTATCATTCACAATcag ACACTTGTGGATAGCGCTATTCAAGTGATATGCAGTGCTCTGGCACTTAAAACCAGCTGGGAAAACGTGGAAAAAATGCATATGGACGCTGTTAGCAAGGGAGATTCAGTTGCAAG AGCGATTGTGAAGCTGGATTTGAAGAACAATATGATTATAATGCGATTAAGTGAAGAGCTAGAAGGTATCCCATC AAAAGATGTCCCTATAAGCATTGATACAACTGCTTATGGCAACGCTTGTAAATTATATCATGGTATGAAGGCTGCAGCAGAAAAA GCTTTGCGGACAGAAGCTGCTGCACAGAAAGCGATCAAAAATGCTGAAGACAAGGCGAATGCGACCATCAAAAAA GTTAATGTTGATGTCAATTCGATCAAAACTCGAAAACAAATGTGGTTTGAGAAGTTTATTTGGTTTGTATCATCGGAAAAATACATGATAATAGCTGGACGCGATGCTGCACAAAACGAACTCCTAGTTAAGAG GTATCTTCGCACCCAAGACATCTACGTACATGCCGACGCTTACGGCGCTGCATCCGTCATAATTCG TAACAAAGAAGGAGGAGGTGAAATTCCACCAAAAACGTTAACAGAAGCAGCTCAAATGGCAACTTGCTGTACCAAAGCTTGGGGGTCGCACATATCATCATCTGCTTGGTGGGTGTACGCGTGGCAA GTCTCAAAGATTGCCAAATCTGGGGAGTACTTAACAAAAGGTAGCTTTGTTATAAGAGGGATGAAGAATTTCATGCCGATATGTCCTCTAGTCCTTGGTTTCGGCATTTTGTTTCGCGTTGATGAAATCAGTGCTCAGAAACACCAGGAGAAAATGCAG AAACAGTTTTCCAATGCTTGCCCCTCGGAAATCGTTGAAGAAGGTGAAGAATGCAATCGCGGTTCTGATGAGAATGCCTTACCAGTTGCAAATCATGTCGCAAAAACCAACGAACTTTTGGAAGAATATGAATATCCTGACATTAAG CTTGAAGTTGCTACTGTTCGTCTACAAAACGAAGACGATAGCCTCGATGACTATTCTGTGATTAATTTCACTCCCAAAGGTCGAACAAAGAGACAAAACGTCCCCACTACGGAGCTCGAAACTAAGcaatatttggaaaagaagGTTGAAGAGGAGcgcaag TTACAGGCTGCGATTTTAAAGAAAGGTGGGAAACGAGAGAAACATAAGATGGAGAAAATTCGTAGGAAATATCGCGACCAAGACGAAGAAGAACGAGAGATGCGAATGAATTTATTGGGATCTCGAG GTAAACAAAAAAGCgcagaagaaaatccatttaCTAGTGCCAAGCACACTACTGGAGCAACAAAGCTCAAGGAACGCACtcaggaaaacaaacaaaatgacGAAAAACTGGAAATGCGAGTGGAGAAGGAAACTCCACTTGTAGAAAATCGTGCACTTGGAGAACAGGGAAACAGGAAAAAACCTGTGGAGGAAGAAAGTGCACTTGAAAAGGATGACATACCCAAAGATGTCTTATCATTTGCTGTAGAACTGGACAAGGCAGAACTAAACCGACCATTAGAGGAATCAACAGTCAAGAAAGATAGCGATGCTGAACCTAGCAATATGATTGGTCTTCAAGGAAACATTCAAGAAGAACTCATTAGTGTTGGTACATCGACTGATGGATGTAAGAGCGATGTAGAAGCAAATTTGGATACAACTGTTTATAag GAACCATTTGAAGACAAGGAAACGTCCCCTTCCGGTCGTGTGTTAGACGTAGTGCAGAATGTAAACGaagattatgaggaggagtTTAAGGAGTCCACGGGAGATGAAGGAACTGAAA CTCTCATAACTCAACTAATCTCGAATCCGGACTCTGATGATATCATCATTTATGCTGTACCAATGGTCGGCCCCTATCAG gtttttcaaaatttcaagtaCAAGGTGAAGCTAACGCCCGGTTCCACCAAAAAAGGCAAAGCTGGTAAAACGGCCATCGATCTGTTTctg CGGATGAAGAACACCGAGGTGCGCGAACGTGAGTTCATCCGTGCCATCGCTTCTGATGACAAAACCTGGGCAAACATTCCTACCGGTTGTCGTGTTTCTGCTCCACATTTGCACGCAAAAAAATAG
- a CDS encoding hypothetical protein (NECATOR_CHRX.G21257.T5) — MKTRFSTIDVTAAVNDLKFMEGFRIVNVYDVDHKTYIIKMSSGPNKFFILFESGIRIHRAYHECEKASFPSNFSIKLRKHLNNRRLTKVNQVAMDRIVDLQIDEGERCVHVIVELYDKGNIVLTDSSYIILNILRQRADKDKDVKFSVNQNIRCLPVLSFLSCPLLNKSTICFITVTRKCH; from the exons ATGAAAACGCGCTTCTCCACTATTGATGTCACGGCTGCCGTGAATGACCTCAAATTTATGGAAGGATTCCGTATCGTCAATGTTTACGATGTGGACCACAAGACCTACATTATCAAGATGTCCTC GGGGCCCAATAAGTTCTTCATTCTATTCGAGTCTGGGATTCGCATCCATCGTGCTTACCACGAATGCGAGAAAGCTTCCTTCCCCTCGAACTTCAGCATCAAGCTCCGCAAACATTTGAACAATCGCAG GCTCACTAAGGTCAACCAGGTAGCGATGGATCGCATTGTAGACTTGCAAATCGATGAGGGTGAACGCTGCGTACACGTAATCGTTGAGCTGTATGACAA GGGGAATATTGTGCTTACCGACTCGTCTTACATTATTCTTAACATTCTTCGTCAACGTGCAGACAAGGATAAAGACGTGAAATTTTCTGTGAATCAAA ATATCCGTTGCCTTCCAGTACTGAGTTTCCTGAGTTGCCCACTGTTGAACAAATCAACCATCTGCTTCA TAACTGTGACCAGAAAATGCCATTGA
- a CDS encoding hypothetical protein (NECATOR_CHRX.G21257.T2) has protein sequence MKTRFSTIDVTAAVNDLKFMEGFRIVNVYDVDHKTYIIKMSSGPNKFFILFESGIRIHRAYHECEKASFPSNFSIKLRKHLNNRRLTKVNQVAMDRIVDLQIDEGERCVHVIVELYDKGNIVLTDSSYIILNILRQRADKDKDVKFSVNQSCVKT, from the exons ATGAAAACGCGCTTCTCCACTATTGATGTCACGGCTGCCGTGAATGACCTCAAATTTATGGAAGGATTCCGTATCGTCAATGTTTACGATGTGGACCACAAGACCTACATTATCAAGATGTCCTC GGGGCCCAATAAGTTCTTCATTCTATTCGAGTCTGGGATTCGCATCCATCGTGCTTACCACGAATGCGAGAAAGCTTCCTTCCCCTCGAACTTCAGCATCAAGCTCCGCAAACATTTGAACAATCGCAG GCTCACTAAGGTCAACCAGGTAGCGATGGATCGCATTGTAGACTTGCAAATCGATGAGGGTGAACGCTGCGTACACGTAATCGTTGAGCTGTATGACAA GGGGAATATTGTGCTTACCGACTCGTCTTACATTATTCTTAACATTCTTCGTCAACGTGCAGACAAGGATAAAGACGTGAAATTTTCTGTGAATCAAAGTTGCGTGAAGACTTAA
- a CDS encoding hypothetical protein (NECATOR_CHRX.G21258.T1), protein MVATLQTTAFTRAALIDMMTKEIRQEATNRTIYHYLTKLDLTCLKDDECTKKFRQRMFINIGLRIKKGVVEEESYVN, encoded by the coding sequence ATGGTTGCAACCCTTCAGACTACGGCTTTTACTAGGGCTGCCCTCATAGATATGATGACGAAGGAGATTAGACAGGAAGCTACAAATAGAACAATCTATCACTATCTCACGAAGCTCGACTTGACatgtctgaaagacgatgaatgcacgAAGAAGTTCCGCCAACGGATGTTTATCAATATTGGATTACGAATCAAGAAAGGAGTGGTTGAAGAAGAGAGTTATGTTAATTGA
- a CDS encoding hypothetical protein (NECATOR_CHRX.G21259.T2), with product MDFNPHDGDKFTPASFVPHSSNLLAYTVEVIMSADLTWQIIRKNSCFIRRQKGIHKHFSVEPFNLRGLNSPRFNGLISKKAMDITPAKDGKGVIVSLKVPGKVGRPAKSINTITLRNRDKMLKSVKSIAKNQGLTPFYKLAQRRAAAIVRSQQPKTKKHAKKIEA from the exons ATGGATTTTAATCCGCATGATGGAGACAAGTTCACTCCTgcctcttttg ttccaCACTCTTCGAATCTTCTTGCATATACTGTTGAG GTAATAATGTCCGCTGATCTTACCTGGCAAATCATTCGTAAGAACAGCTGCTTCATCCGCAGACAGAAAGGGATTCACAAGCATTTTTCTGTGGAACCATTCAATCTCCGCGGTTTGAACAGTCCCCGTTTCAATGGACTCATCAGCAAGAAGGCTATGGACATTACACCAGCGAAGGACGGAAAGGGCGTCATTGTTTCACTGAAGGTTCCAG GCAAGGTTGGTCGTCCAGCCAAAAGTATCAATACTATTACGCTCCGTAACCGTGATAAAATGTTGAAATCGGTGAAATCAATCGCTAAGAATCAGGGACTCACTCCATTCTACAAA CTCGCTCAGAGACGTGCTGCTGCTATTGTTCGTTCACAACAACCCAAGACGAAGAAGCACGCCAAGAAAATTGAAGCCTAA
- a CDS encoding hypothetical protein (NECATOR_CHRX.G21259.T1), with protein MSADLTWQIIRKNSCFIRRQKGIHKHFSVEPFNLRGLNSPRFNGLISKKAMDITPAKDGKGVIVSLKVPGKVGRPAKSINTITLRNRDKMLKSVKSIAKNQGLTPFYKLAQRRAAAIVRSQQPKTKKHAKKIEA; from the exons ATGTCCGCTGATCTTACCTGGCAAATCATTCGTAAGAACAGCTGCTTCATCCGCAGACAGAAAGGGATTCACAAGCATTTTTCTGTGGAACCATTCAATCTCCGCGGTTTGAACAGTCCCCGTTTCAATGGACTCATCAGCAAGAAGGCTATGGACATTACACCAGCGAAGGACGGAAAGGGCGTCATTGTTTCACTGAAGGTTCCAG GCAAGGTTGGTCGTCCAGCCAAAAGTATCAATACTATTACGCTCCGTAACCGTGATAAAATGTTGAAATCGGTGAAATCAATCGCTAAGAATCAGGGACTCACTCCATTCTACAAA CTCGCTCAGAGACGTGCTGCTGCTATTGTTCGTTCACAACAACCCAAGACGAAGAAGCACGCCAAGAAAATTGAAGCCTAA